The stretch of DNA TGGCCTCAAGTGCTCTGCTAGCCTCAatcaaatcagcaatcatctgcttcctagagagaacaccagcctggacagatgagccaacacctgctgcaacatttgtcccttcaagcagcctttgctcaatggtcagctttccttttcttgtacaaggaacatcagtgcTCCTCATAATATCTGGATGCTGCTCAAGGATGACATTACACAGCAAAGTGGGAAAGGCTACTGGCTTTTCAACAGCATAGGTCATAACATGGTGATGACctttttcgcaagtgaacgaaatgcaacgtagtaataaaaatgagttgtcgatccacagggattgcgcGACTAAACAAGTATAATAGTGTCTATAAACATAATGCtataataaaacataaattgggggtttgtTTGAGTGATGGATTGGTAGAAAAATGTGCTTTGTAAtaagtggaaaagcgaggtagaatcatcggaatcacctagtctatagctaaatcacatgcaatctaccgTATCATATGAaattactcaagtgttcacaactggatcaacaaattagtgaatcgcaatctcttgtcaaaatccactctattcgttgtcgataatcccccgatctctcgggtgTAAGCTACCTACAaagaatgatatgaaagcgcgtcgatcgttcgctacactctatgtttcaatctctcgaccggaaacactcgagtgctcaatgcaattcagttgaGACATTAAaccaatattctcatacgtgacttaacttaaaatcattataacactaatgaaggattataaagcattaagtaCAGAtttgcattaagtaaacactatGAAAAAGAGTAAATTCATACAATATAGCAGATTACATTAGATccatctacatcctaagctatcctagatcctacctccacaagaagtctagctcctcatgttgcttcgttcgcgtcctagcttcaacttcatggcttgagaatccatgctattgaggtgctTGAAGCTATCCTATGAAGTTCTGGATCCAACTCTGAATGCTCCCAAAACCAGAAAGTAGATGAAATGTAGCAGATTTTTCAACCCAGATCCAGAAAACTGACTTTTCTACATATACTGATTGCAACCACGCTGCGCGTCAGATCTACCACGCTGCGCGTGGTTGCTGAAATTAACACTACGCTGCGCGTGAGATCTACCACGCTGTGCGTGGTTGCTGAAATTAAcactacgctgcgcgtgatagatatcacgccgcgcgtgatcactaGTCAGTGGCCAATCTTCTCAGGTCAGagtttcacgccgcgcgtgatcaaagcAGGTTTTTGGTCTCTCTGTGATAAgcatcacgctgcgcgtgatggaccacgcccccagcgtagtgcaaaactgtatttttctgcataatttcctGCTTTCTTGTATTCCAAGTAACCTTGCTTCTGAGTTGATTTCTCTTGATTTTATTGCTTAAGTCCCTCTAAAATGAGTCTAATGTCCCTCAAATAAGCATGGATtatgagagtgtgacgatccgtcatcacaaccccaaacttaaacctttccttgtcctcaaggaaacaacctTTACCTctagcttttgtgtcaagaccttggcattttccttagaTTACTCGAATCATACATGCTTGAGACTTACCTGATGATCAATGGTCCACTCGCAAGCAACACTCAATTGCACAATTGTTCCCGCAAGGCATTATCAAGTAATTCACACTTTTCAACCGatgctctatgatttcatcacaatcctcacatacactcttcaatcatggtaaatcactcaaatcaacacatccaGCAAGTCAACattaattttgcaagtagtctagaaattcattcggttcactttgtgcacacacattagaggtctttaagggttataacgtggcttggttagggtggatggtgacttTTTAGGATAAGtggtagaaaaacttggagttagatccccctaaagtcaaagaaaaatttataaaccaaaacccttttcttttgaactatagtggactagagaactttttcaattcatcaaacaaagttttgcaattcttttgaattcaaggctatcagttctttttgtacttcttttctatttttttcacattcatctcttttttcattttttcatttcttttcaacATATCTTTCTCTAAAGCCTTGAATCTTtgaaaaattttcaattttttcaaccaaattttttttgtaagttctctagtacgctcaccccaaacttcattgtttgctaattccaaagagcaaccccaaacttagtggtgagcattgcgcatcaaccactaattaggtgcctaacctccaagaaagtcattccctttttttttcaaaaatttcttaaggttttgcaaaaataacatattttctttcagctcaaattggttaagcaaatgatttatatgtaagggtggatagaaaggctcaaaggtaccaaaacaacatgcctcgtgtgtgcgacaaaattaccaatcaaataaagagacgacaagcaaaatcgagagacaatacaagagtggatatcacatagaaagaatgagaagtgtttggctcaatacctcacggTTAGGTCGAATCAAAGAGCCGGTAAAAAGTGTGAATTCCcgtcctttgcctcttgatcacatgagtgcaacaagctattgcactgaaAGTATCACAAATCACACACGGATAgaatcaagcaattgatactcaagtaaatAGAAAGAACATGTCAAGATATCGAACAAATTCCAAAGGTAAAAGAAATTCCacattaaaacataaaaagattcaaattcagagtttaAAGTACATTCATCCAGCCAATTCAAAGGaacatcaaacaattattcataaagtagcataagagtgaaagggaagaaaggaccgtaaacttatgggttgcctcccatgaagcgcttctttctcgtcattagcttgacgcttcatcatcacacgttagggaggatacttcaactttgattcaactcggctcctcttgttctcttcattcaaaggagcaatattaatatcattaagtaatgatttcacacttcccgaatcactcttgagatcttcccctttggtcttcaaattggttctttccttcttactagaccgtgatAGAGATTTCTTAGAGCCTTTCTTCACCGAAGCTTTCAATGTTGAAGTGGGAGACTTTTGAGGATTGACAACCGGATTGagctcttcttctttggccaccttgtgcaaacaatagataggaaccacaccatccaagtcccatcctaggtcgtcattcactttctccgcttcttttaacaagtcattctcttctagtggagtgagcaaatcacttatgatcatgggtttcctagagtcgccacccaaaaacacatactaccatttaggaggaagttcttttAATTCCGGTGGATTTTTTATcgcctttggctctttctcctcttctagggggttatccaagttttgaagaaaaatttcaatctcatgatcccactcttcttctttcccatcTTTTGccacttcctctagcacttccactttgaaacattcggataccactccacaaaattcaaggtcttggttcttgacctTCTTCAACCTAGGACAAGGCATTTtagcatatggtgaaggaacttgaaacttggggcccttcacaagaggtttcttgcctttcttagcactagactcattctccactctcttttcaacttcaccctcataagctttttcttccttatttttttcttctttcttattttctcttctattttcaactacaccatccatcatcttttcaactacaccatttttactctcatccttcttaggattctccactactttttgtgatgaaacttctctactcctcaaattaatggaattacaactttcattacgaggatccgtggtgtttccacaaaaactactttgagtttgtagagaagatACTTGCCTTGCTAGttgacccatttggttttcgagatttttgatggaggcttcatgacgttcgcttgacacttcttggtttgccttcatcacctcaaaattgccttgagtcatcttcatggctaagataagagtgtcttcaaaagattcaaggtgaccttcaaaatgttgatcttgaggaaatgcttgatttGGATTAGTtccataagaacaattcatgtgattcttcactccaagattgtaggtgttgaaatgaggattattttgaaaggttgcttgcaccatacattgagcttctagttgtttggtaatgatttgtagaaagacattattgaacttgcaactagttaagagtgcctcttcattgtatgattcaaacatgcCTTCCTTCCGCTTTACGATTTACACGAGCTGTCTTCTCAATTTCTGGATAAAACTGCAGCTCGATGGGACCTgtcctccgcatgcacaaggaaacaaacaagtagaacgctctcgacagaaaattgtaaaaacagaaaaatcaaagaaaacacagaaaatataaacactattgccttgtcgaatcaatcacaatccccggcaacggcgccaaaaacttgatgacctttttcgcaagtgaacgaaatgccacgtagtaataaaaatgagttgtcgatccacagggattgcgcGACTAAACAAGTATAATAGTGTCTATAAACATAATGcaataataaaacataaattgggggtttgtTTGAGTGATGGATTGGTAGAAAAACGTGCCTTGTAAtaagtggaaaagcgaggtagaatcatcggaatcacctagtctatagctaaatcacatgcaatctaccgTATCATATGAaattactcaagtgttcacaactggatcaacaaattagtgaatcgcaatctcttgtcaaaatccactctattcgttgtcgatactcccccgatctctcgggtgTAAGCTACCTACAatgaatgatatgaaagcgcgtcgatcgttcgctacactctgtgtttcaatctctcgaccggaaacactcgagtactcaatgcaattcagttcagacataaaccaatattctcatacgtgacttaactcaaaatcattataacactaatgaaggattataaagcattaagtaCAGAtttgcattaagtaaacactatGAAAAAGAGTAAATTCATACAATATAGCAGATTACATTAGATccatctacatcctaagctatcctagatcctacctccacaagaagtctagctcctcatgttgcttcgttcgcgtcctagcttcaacttcatggcttgagaatccatgatATTGAGGTGCTTGAAGCTATCCTATGAAGTTCTGGATCCAACTCTGAATGCTCCCAAAACCAGAAAGTAGATGAAATGTAGCAGTTTTTTCAACCCAGATCCAGAAAACTGACTTTTCTACATATACTGATTGCAACCACGCTGCGCGTCAGATCTACCACGCTGCGCGTGGTTGCTGAAATTAACACTATGCTGCGCGTGAGATCTACCACGCTGCGCGTGGTTGCTGAAATTAACACTACGCTGCTGCACGTGATAgatatcacgccgcgcgtgatcactaGTCAGTGGCCAATCTTCTCAGGTCAGagtttcacgccgcgcgtggacaGTCCCcatgccgcgcgtgatcaaagcAGGTTTTTGGTCTCTCTGTGATAAgcatcacgctgcgcgtgatggaccacgcccccagcgtagtgcaaaactgtatttttctgcataatttcctGCTTTCTTGTATTCCAAGTAACCTTGCTTCTGAGTTGATTTCTCTTgattttattgcttaaaaccctCTAAAATGAGTCTAATGTCCCTCAAATAAGCATGGATtatgagagtgtgacgatccgtcatcacatGACTTAATGTTTCATGAAAGAAATAGGACCCATAATCAAATTCTGCCTTAGTACCCACAACATAAATGAATTTGCCTAAACCTCTGGCCACATCACCTTAGTgggttgtaggcacccaattGTGTGCAGCAACCCTATTTAAAATAGCATATAAAGGAGAGAGAGAGGTTTCAGCCAACATAGCCTTAGTAGGCCAGACCTTCACCTTGCCACCTGTGATAaccttgcagacctcattgtctGTAACCTTCAGATTAGCCACCTCTTCAGTATGCCTTTGCAAATATTGATTAATCACAGTTTGTGAGAATTTGACACACTTCCCACAAACAAAAACTTGCCtatattcaggacttgctggatcattacaattttcagccacattaatcaaaaattctttgacaagcctgtcatagcacttgtccaaaccacaGTCAGTCTTCATTAAACCTGCATATTCAATAGCTTCAACAACACTTTGGCATTGGAGGATGTCTTCCTTCAGATTCCTCTCTAGAGCCAACCTCCTGTGATATACGATATACAAATTTCCATCTAGCAGACCCATTCTCCAGATGGAATGATACATTATCTAatggagcatagggaacagacTGAGGGACCTTCTttcttcctatactcttcctagatgtgctgccagatgtagcaacatctgtctctggctcaAACTCAGAGTCACTAGTTGGTGGAGCTTTCCATTTCTTAGCTTTTCCCTTTTCCTCAGTTCTAGGAACCACCTTACtcacaggttttggaggtccatataggggctttttaccagtaCCTTTTGCAGCCCTAGttggtttgggtgtttggacaggtgtgttaACAATCTCTACACTTTTACCAGCCCtgcttctagtcctcctagccacactagcctcGGAATTTGTTGGAACAGACTTATCACTAATAGTTGTTTCATTTACAATTACAACATAAGGGATTTCATAATCCTCCTTATCAGCAGACTTAGgttggggactctcatcagactcaaaATAATTCACAAGATTTTCtggtgccaaagatgtggtaacatctggcacaacatttggTTCAGCGTCAGGTGTCACAACACTTGACGCAACATGAGGCTCAGGACCTGTTTTCTTGAGAGACTCAGTAGCAACAACATTATTGGtctcagtggaagcaccaatattagcatcaacaGTAGTAGGGGGATTAGGAAcatttttccccaatttttcagaCACAGCAGGGTCCTTTAAACCAAGGGTTTCAACATAATTTGGAATATCAAGGCCTTGATTAAGAGAATTCTTACCAGATGCGTCAACATTTTCTTCTGCAGGATTAATGACAGGAGTAGCAACACCACTCGATGGAAGTGGATCTACATGTAGTTCAGACATTGTGAAACTCCTCTTCGATTCAGATTTcgatttttttctcttctttttcttaatcGAAGCAGAGGGAGATGAAGAGTTAAGCCTTACTTGCGAGGTCTTCTCCTTCTTCGAGGTTTTCTTCACCTTTTTCGCAGGACTTGTAGGTGGTATGCTGAAATAGGAATGGCGTTGACGACGAGAGAATCCATACCCATTGTAGACTGAGATCGAGTAGCTTCGTCCTGATTGGAGTTGATTTTGCAGAGTTTGACATAGTGATTGTAATGGAGTGGAATTTGTGTTTGATAGGAGTGGAAGTTGAGCGATTTCTAAGAGAGTAAGGGATTGAGTTGGTTTTCGTGAAGAAGGGAAGAAGATGAGAGGTTTGCGTGATGATGAGTTGgttatgaaaagaaaataataactCCCCAAAGTTAGCGTGCACCAAAAGTGGGAGAGAGAATTCAACTGCTGCACGCTCTCcatgcagtaactgctattgattttcaaataggcaaattcctaatttgccccttaatttttcaaattgatttgCGTCCAAAGCttttgtaaaaatgtctgctaactgttcttcagatgcaatgtgtTCAAGTGtcacaattttttcttccacaagctctctgataaaatgatgtcgtatatcaatgtgcttagtcctactatgctgaataggatttttagagataTTTATGGCACTCAGATtatcacagtaaagtgtcatgacatcttgctcaacactgtactccttcaacatttgtctcatccataataATTGTGAACAACTActaccagctgctatatattctgcctcagctgtggatagagacacacttttttgtttcttactaaaccaagatactagattgcttcccaagaagaaacatgcgccagaggtgctctttctatcatcagcacttcctgcccaatctgcatcatAATAGCCAACTAAAGTAGAATTATTACCATGAGAGTACAatattccatagccacatgttccattcacatatttgaagattcactttacttgagtcagatgactcatcttgggttcagattggtatctagcacacACTCttactgcaaacatgatatcaggtctgctagctgtaagatatagcaagcttccaatcatacttctgtagagactttgatccacatcaattcccttctcatctttggtaagttTCAAaagtgtaggtgcaggtgtccttttgtgactcccaccttccattccaaacttctttacaatgtttcttgcatacttttcttgagagataaatatagtgtcttccatttgtttcacctgaagacctaaaaagtaagttagttcacctacaaagactcatttcaaatttaGATTGCATTTGTtgcacaaagtgttccaccatCTGTCttgacattccaccaaatacaatatcatccacatatatctgagctatcattaacTTCCCTTTTTCctctcttacaaacagggttttatcattgcCACCCttctgttggagtaagccctaaaagccaatctattttgatagaatcgtcttttgtatgatgactttgatttatatatttaatatatataataaggcatttctttattatgtttgtttcaaactaataaagtccctagaatagctagtctaattaatggaacattaagtatgacttaatagtgagactccattaaacataatgacactattcttaaagtatccatagtcaagttttactgtgatgtggtataacagtaaaacatagagactattatgtgagtagattgatgacttcatctcacgagtcatggatatgagatatcaagtcttcacatagatataaatattaggagtaatatttatattggattgacccgccattagaatgctacatagtatgttatgaaaagtgtcataagttattctcatagtgataatggtgtataccacccttcgacctgaaaccactatggaccctagatgtggagtagagtacttagttgccgttcaaacattgtccataacaggatgactataaagtcggttgatgggtactctataaatcatgctgagggacatgagtgacctagatggaatttgcccctcctacataacaggggCAATATCTATaagcctcttgatggaatatgactgataaaatgcgtggccacgccgaactaagtcaatatgagatattgagcttattcgttgctcagtatattctgggatcaagaaataagatattgaaccatacaagggtgacacgatctatgccttatgttcaatatagatataagggcaaaggggtaattatacacacaaTCGTTATCAcataaaggtttcgtcagatcacatgacattctcgtcacttgggtagcaatGATGtgttgctttgctcgtgatcagaaacagtttctacctcaaaggttctgcac from Trifolium pratense cultivar HEN17-A07 linkage group LG5, ARS_RC_1.1, whole genome shotgun sequence encodes:
- the LOC123886862 gene encoding uncharacterized protein LOC123886862, encoding MESVQQLNSLSHFWCTLTLGSYYFLFITNSSSRKPLIFFPSSRKPTQSLTLLEIAQLPLLSNTNSTPLQSLCQTLQNQLQSGRSYSISVYNGYGFSRRQRHSYFSIPPTSPAKKVKKTSKKEKTSQVRLNSSSPSASIKKKKRKKSKSESKRSFTMSELHVDPLPSSGVATPVINPAEENVDASGKNSLNQGLDIPNYVETLGLKDPAVSEKLGKNVPNPPTTVDANIGASTETNNVVATESLKKTGPEPHVASSVVTPDAEPNVVPDVTTSLAPENLVNYFESDESPQPKSADKEDYEIPYVVIVNETTISDKSVPTNSEASVARRTRSRAGKSVEIVNTPVQTPKPTRAAKGTGKKPLYGPPKPVSKVVPRTEEKGKAKKWKAPPTSDSERLALERNLKEDILQCQSVVEAIEYAASPEYRQVFVCGKCVKFSQTVINQYLQRHTEEVANLKVTDNEVCKVITGGKVKVWPTKAMLAETSLSPLYAILNRVAAHNWVPTTH